A portion of the Anabas testudineus chromosome 22, fAnaTes1.2, whole genome shotgun sequence genome contains these proteins:
- the nrarpa gene encoding notch-regulated ankyrin repeat-containing protein A — protein sequence MSQADVSTCSAPQRVFQEAVKKGNTKELHSLLQNMTNCEFNVNSFGPEGQTALHQSVIDGNLELVKLLVKFGADIRLANREGWSALHIAAFGGHQDIVLYLITKAKYSSGAR from the coding sequence ATGAGCCAGGCGGATGTGTCGACTTGCTCCGCGCCGCAGAGGGTTTTTCAGGAGGCGGTGAAGAAGGGCAACACCAAGGAGCTGCACTCATTACTGCAGAATATGACAAACTGCGAGTTCAACGTCAACTCCTTCGGGCCAGAGGGACAGACGGCCCTCCACCAGTCCGTCATTGACGGAAACTTGGAGCTGGTAAAACTGCTGGTGAAGTTTGGTGCAGATATCCGGCTGGCCAACAGGGAAGGGTGGAGCGCTTTACACATCGCTGCCTTCGGGGGCCACCAAGACATTGTGCTATACCTCATCACCAAGGCCAAGTACTCCTCTGGCGCCCGGTga